One Prodigiosinella aquatilis DNA window includes the following coding sequences:
- a CDS encoding DsbA family protein encodes MNTLHYIFDPLCGWCYAAAPLIRTARKIEGLPIILHAGGMMTGPGRRRITAEWRDYIQPHDRRIAQISGQPFGDGYFNGLLWDITAILDSEPPITAILAAETLGKRGIDLLERLQNAHYVEGLRISDLPVLIKMVAEIGLDVTSFEAAYARWCGLPTRKHIEESRLWLTQSGGAGFPTLVFAVDDIYTTINIASWLGRPEQWHDYLTKLVADNKVE; translated from the coding sequence ATGAACACGCTACACTATATTTTTGACCCGCTATGCGGCTGGTGCTATGCCGCAGCGCCGTTGATACGCACTGCACGTAAAATAGAGGGCCTGCCTATCATATTACATGCGGGCGGCATGATGACCGGGCCGGGCCGCCGCCGAATCACCGCCGAATGGCGCGACTATATTCAGCCTCACGATCGCCGCATCGCCCAGATAAGCGGTCAGCCTTTTGGCGATGGCTATTTCAATGGATTGTTGTGGGATATCACTGCCATCCTGGATTCAGAACCACCCATCACGGCGATTTTGGCAGCGGAAACGCTTGGCAAACGAGGGATCGATTTACTGGAACGATTGCAGAATGCACATTATGTAGAAGGATTGCGTATCTCCGACCTTCCAGTACTGATAAAAATGGTGGCGGAAATCGGTCTTGATGTAACGTCATTTGAAGCGGCCTACGCCCGCTGGTGCGGACTACCTACCCGAAAACATATTGAAGAAAGCCGTCTCTGGCTAACGCAATCGGGTGGTGCCGGTTTCCCAACGCTGGTGTTTGCCGTAGACGATATCTATACCACCATCAACATTGCCTCCTGGCTGGGACGCCCCGAGCAGTGGCATGATTATCTGACCAAACTGGTCGCCGATAACAAAGTGGAATGA
- the dmsB gene encoding dimethylsulfoxide reductase subunit B: MSTQYGFYIDSNRCTGCKTCELACKDFKNLSPDVNFRRIYEYAGGNWQQDGETWHQNVFAYYLSIACNHCSDPACVKVCPSGAMHKQEDNFVVVNEEVCIGCRYCEMACPYGAPQFDAQKGHMTKCDGCYQRVAEGKKPICVESCPLRALDMAPIEELRAKYGDLAEIAPLPQAHFTQPNIVLKPNPNSRPVGDTSGYLANPREV; encoded by the coding sequence ATGAGTACGCAATATGGTTTTTATATTGATTCAAATCGGTGTACCGGTTGTAAAACCTGCGAGCTGGCATGCAAAGACTTTAAAAACCTGTCACCGGATGTGAATTTTCGTCGTATTTATGAATATGCCGGGGGAAACTGGCAACAGGATGGTGAGACCTGGCATCAGAACGTGTTCGCCTATTATCTCTCCATTGCCTGTAACCATTGCAGTGATCCTGCCTGTGTCAAGGTGTGCCCAAGTGGTGCCATGCACAAGCAGGAGGACAATTTTGTAGTGGTCAATGAAGAGGTGTGCATCGGCTGTCGCTATTGCGAAATGGCTTGCCCGTATGGCGCGCCGCAGTTTGATGCGCAAAAAGGACACATGACCAAATGTGACGGGTGTTATCAGCGGGTGGCGGAAGGCAAGAAGCCTATCTGCGTGGAATCCTGTCCGCTACGGGCACTGGATATGGCTCCAATCGAAGAGCTGCGGGCGAAATATGGTGACTTGGCGGAGATAGCCCCATTGCCACAAGCTCATTTTACGCAGCCCAATATTGTACTGAAACCTAATCCTAACAGCCGCCCGGTAGGGGATACTTCCGGTTATCTGGCAAATCCGAGGGAGGTGTAA
- a CDS encoding dimethyl sulfoxide reductase anchor subunit, with amino-acid sequence MGSGWYEWPLVIFTVLGQCVAGGFIVMALVLLSSDMDVQRARRINRMMFFLWVLMGVGFVASFLHLGSPLRAMNALNRLGSSSLSNEIAAGSLFLALGGLYWLLSVVGKLPAVAGRIWLWVTLIAALVYMYAMIHVYDIDTVPTWYNSFTPVHFIMTAVIGGPLLGYLLLRAAGETNNLMRWLPLVSLLGLVVSIAANLMQTAGLAEIHSSVQQASQLIPLYGDIQLGRLILLVAGLGCWIYPLSRGKTPALSGLIGAMVLVVGGELLGRVIFYGLHMTVGMAVAG; translated from the coding sequence ATGGGAAGCGGATGGTATGAATGGCCACTGGTGATCTTCACCGTACTGGGACAGTGTGTGGCGGGTGGGTTTATCGTGATGGCGCTGGTCTTATTGAGTAGTGACATGGATGTGCAACGGGCCCGACGTATTAACCGGATGATGTTTTTCCTGTGGGTGCTGATGGGGGTGGGATTTGTGGCGTCGTTCCTGCACCTGGGGTCGCCGTTACGGGCGATGAACGCGCTGAACCGACTGGGATCGTCGTCACTCAGCAATGAAATTGCTGCGGGTTCCCTGTTCTTGGCGCTTGGCGGACTATACTGGTTGTTGTCTGTTGTAGGCAAACTGCCGGCTGTAGCTGGCCGGATCTGGCTATGGGTCACGCTGATAGCGGCGCTGGTGTACATGTACGCGATGATTCATGTCTATGACATCGACACCGTGCCGACCTGGTACAACAGCTTTACGCCGGTGCATTTTATCATGACCGCCGTGATTGGCGGGCCGTTGCTGGGGTATTTGCTGCTACGTGCGGCAGGAGAGACGAACAACCTGATGCGTTGGTTGCCGCTGGTCAGCTTGTTGGGGCTGGTAGTCAGTATTGCCGCTAACCTGATGCAGACGGCTGGACTGGCGGAAATCCACAGCTCGGTCCAGCAGGCATCGCAGCTGATACCACTGTATGGTGATATTCAGTTGGGTCGGCTGATACTGCTGGTCGCCGGGCTGGGATGCTGGATTTATCCGTTATCCCGCGGTAAGACACCGGCATTGAGTGGGCTGATAGGCGCCATGGTGTTGGTGGTCGGCGGTGAGTTATTGGGCCGGGTCATCTTTTATGGTTTGCATATGACGGTGGGAATGGCGGTGGCAGGGTAA
- a CDS encoding LysR family transcriptional regulator produces MRLDKLEIRWLKLFCKIVEKQGITNAQDTTGLSQPVLSHYLSRLEDTLGLILCERGRGGFSLTTEGEMVYQEAKSVIATLDDFANRLARIKHELIGEVRIGCLDNIVSHPAQAVSKAIRTLYDLSPEASAHLKISDYHSLIEQLKNGDLDVMLTVLPDDVPPDIFFQPAFTEHSSFYVASEHAVRVEREWQEGTLNPRRLLIGGYALNEICKKLGPVAKQGLQNTTWNEEGNLLLLLAGTHMGFLPDHYATSWVKAGRLTAIAPDRLNLTSIFYLVRNVKYRLSPVAEVLWNSIIEAGRPSLTEKSN; encoded by the coding sequence ATGCGCTTAGACAAACTTGAAATCCGCTGGCTGAAGCTTTTTTGTAAAATCGTGGAAAAACAGGGCATCACCAATGCTCAGGATACCACCGGGCTCAGCCAGCCGGTGTTAAGCCACTATCTTTCCCGATTGGAAGACACACTGGGGCTGATACTGTGTGAACGTGGTCGTGGTGGCTTTTCTCTGACCACCGAGGGTGAGATGGTTTATCAGGAAGCCAAATCGGTAATTGCCACACTGGATGATTTTGCTAATCGGTTGGCCAGGATTAAACACGAACTGATTGGTGAAGTCCGCATCGGATGCCTGGATAATATTGTCTCTCATCCGGCTCAAGCTGTCTCCAAGGCTATCCGCACGCTTTACGATCTCAGTCCAGAAGCATCAGCGCACCTCAAAATCAGCGACTATCACTCCTTGATAGAACAACTGAAAAACGGCGATCTCGATGTGATGTTGACGGTACTGCCGGATGATGTTCCACCAGATATTTTTTTCCAGCCGGCGTTTACCGAGCACAGCTCTTTTTATGTGGCCAGCGAGCACGCCGTGCGCGTTGAACGGGAATGGCAGGAAGGCACCCTAAATCCCCGACGACTGTTAATAGGCGGTTACGCACTGAACGAAATTTGTAAAAAACTAGGTCCCGTTGCCAAACAAGGTTTGCAAAATACTACCTGGAACGAAGAAGGCAACTTACTGCTGCTACTGGCGGGGACACATATGGGATTCTTGCCGGATCACTATGCTACGAGTTGGGTTAAGGCTGGCCGACTCACAGCCATTGCCCCTGACCGGCTGAACCTGACCAGTATTTTTTACCTGGTGCGCAATGTCAAGTACCGCCTAAGCCCGGTAGCGGAAGTGCTGTGGAATAGCATTATTGAAGCCGGTCGGCCTTCGTTAACCGAAAAATCAAACTAG
- a CDS encoding MFS transporter, producing the protein MSTYTRPVLLLLSSLLLLTVCIAVLNTLVPLWLNYQRVSVWQVGMVGSFYFSGNLLGTLIAGKLIRYCGFNRSYYFASLLFGIASAALVLSPDIWNWLLWRFIAGVGCALIWVIVESALLCSGTSVNRGQLLAAYMIAYYLGSVVGQLLLSILPTNIFSVLPWVVSLVVLASLPLLFTMIPPPQPVTHHVNLWRMMKYRHARLGIHGCVISGVILGSLYGLMPLYLSHQGMSDSQVGYWMALLISAGIVGQWPIGKMADRYGRLLVLRVLVFAVIVGCLVMLGVSHYVMVPALFILGCAGFTLYPVAMSWACEKVLPDELVAMNQALLLSYTIGSLCGPGMAAMLMQNYSDKLLFVLIAAVSSCYLVMLLKKGDHHPKPFATA; encoded by the coding sequence ATGTCCACCTACACGCGTCCAGTTTTGTTGCTGCTCAGCAGTCTTTTGCTGTTGACGGTATGTATTGCTGTGTTGAATACGCTGGTACCATTATGGCTTAACTATCAACGAGTTTCAGTCTGGCAAGTGGGGATGGTTGGGTCTTTCTATTTCAGCGGAAATTTACTGGGAACGCTGATTGCCGGGAAATTAATTCGCTATTGCGGATTTAACCGCAGTTATTATTTTGCCTCTCTGTTGTTTGGCATTGCCTCGGCGGCGCTGGTGCTGTCACCAGATATCTGGAACTGGTTGCTGTGGCGTTTTATCGCTGGTGTGGGTTGTGCGCTGATTTGGGTGATAGTGGAAAGTGCGCTGCTGTGCAGTGGAACGTCAGTCAACCGCGGACAGCTGTTGGCTGCTTATATGATTGCCTATTATCTGGGGAGTGTGGTCGGGCAATTATTGCTGAGCATTCTGCCTACCAATATATTCAGCGTATTGCCGTGGGTGGTATCGCTGGTTGTGCTGGCATCGCTTCCGTTACTGTTTACCATGATCCCACCGCCGCAACCCGTCACACATCATGTTAACTTATGGCGGATGATGAAATACCGTCACGCCAGGTTGGGTATCCATGGATGCGTCATTTCCGGTGTTATTCTCGGATCGCTATATGGGTTGATGCCGTTGTATTTATCTCATCAGGGCATGAGTGATTCCCAGGTAGGTTATTGGATGGCGTTGCTGATCAGTGCCGGGATTGTCGGGCAGTGGCCGATAGGCAAGATGGCCGATCGGTATGGCCGCTTACTGGTGCTGCGGGTATTGGTCTTTGCCGTGATTGTCGGTTGTCTGGTGATGCTGGGTGTCAGTCACTATGTGATGGTGCCGGCGCTGTTTATTCTGGGATGCGCTGGTTTTACCCTGTATCCGGTGGCTATGTCCTGGGCATGTGAAAAAGTTTTGCCAGATGAACTGGTGGCGATGAACCAGGCGCTGTTGCTCAGTTATACCATCGGTAGTTTATGTGGTCCGGGGATGGCGGCAATGTTGATGCAAAACTACTCCGATAAGTTGTTGTTTGTGCTGATTGCCGCCGTTTCTTCCTGCTATCTGGTCATGCTGTTGAAGAAGGGCGATCACCATCCCAAACCGTTTGCCACTGCCTAA
- the dmsD gene encoding Tat proofreading chaperone DmsD, translated as MTKQIVSLTGRMLGALLYYAPDDERNAELLSQLRQHDWYQMWPCGDAEQIAIAAQQINDGLQTGYDEKLSDAWQKLFIGPYALPAPPWGSVYLDRENVLFGDSTLALREWLRQQGIEPQSEQRDPEDHIGLMLMLAAWCAENQPDGVPVLLSEHLLPWAMRYLELLEQGAEHPFYQGLAVLTRTTLLDWQGRYQITLTERTLFY; from the coding sequence ATGACAAAACAGATCGTTAGTCTGACTGGTCGCATGTTAGGTGCATTGTTGTATTACGCTCCGGATGACGAGCGTAACGCTGAACTGCTTTCCCAACTACGGCAGCATGATTGGTATCAGATGTGGCCTTGTGGTGATGCAGAGCAGATTGCCATAGCGGCACAGCAGATTAATGACGGTTTACAGACGGGTTACGATGAAAAACTGTCCGATGCCTGGCAGAAACTGTTCATCGGCCCTTATGCGCTGCCGGCCCCGCCGTGGGGGTCGGTTTATCTTGATCGGGAAAATGTACTGTTTGGTGATTCCACATTGGCATTGCGTGAATGGTTACGCCAGCAAGGTATTGAACCACAGAGCGAGCAGCGTGACCCGGAAGATCATATCGGGCTGATGTTGATGTTGGCGGCCTGGTGTGCGGAAAACCAGCCAGATGGTGTGCCGGTGCTGCTGTCTGAACATTTGCTGCCTTGGGCTATGCGCTATCTCGAATTGCTGGAGCAAGGGGCTGAGCATCCTTTTTACCAGGGACTGGCTGTGCTCACCCGCACGACATTGCTGGACTGGCAGGGACGCTACCAGATTACCCTGACCGAAAGAACACTGTTTTATTAA